DNA sequence from the Clostridia bacterium genome:
TCAATTCATTCAGAACCTCCATCCAATGGTCGCGGCTAATCAAAAACTTCGATACCTGCGAGCTGGATGAAGATGGTGTCAGATTTTACAATGCCTATATCGATGAACTTATTGCCGAGGGGATTGAGCCTTTCATAACACTATTTCATTTTGATATGCCGATTGCACTTCAAAACCGGGGCGGATGGGCCAGCAAAGACGTGGTTGAGCTCTATGTAAGGTATGCCAAGACAGCTTTTCAACTGTTCGGAGATAGGGTCAAGAAATGGTTTACCTTCAATGAACCAATTGTGCCTGTAGAAGGCGGATACCTGTATCAGTTTCATTATCCCAATGAGGTTGATTTTAAGAAAGCGATTCAGGTTGCGTATAATACCAACCTTGCAAGTGCCAAAGCAATTGAAGCTTATAGGGAGGCTTCGGGGGACGGGGAAATAGGCATTGTTTTAAACCTTACTCCTTCTTACGCGGCAAGTGATAGTGCGCAAGATGTGGATGCGGCTCACCTTGCTGATGCGATGTTTAACAGAAGCTTTTTGGACCCGTCAATAAAGGGGAGTTTTCCCAAAGAGCTAATAGAACTCTTTAAGATTTATGGACTGATGCCTGAAACCACTGAGGAGGAATTGAGCATTATCCGTAATAATACAATTGATATTTTGGGGGTTAACTACTATCAGCCAAGACGTATACAAGCAAAAGCGGCACCTATTGATAAAAATGCTCCGATAATGCCTGAAACATTCTTTGACAACTATATCTGGCCGGATAGACGAATGAACATTTACAGAGGGTGGGAGATATATCCCAAAGCAATATATGATATCGCTGTGAACCTTAAAGAGAATTATGGGAATGTGAAGTGGTTCATATCGGAAAATGGCATGGGTGTGGAAGGGGAAGAACGTTTCCTGGATGAGAATGGCATTGTTATAGATGATTATCGCATTGATTTCATTAAAGAGCATTTGTTTTGGCTGCAAAAAGGGATGGCGGAAGACTCGAATTGTGTTGGCTACCATCTTTGGACCTTTGTTGACAATTGGTCTTGGGTAAATGCATTTAAGAATCGATACGGTTATGTATCCTTAGATTTGGCAAACGGTAAAAGAACAATAAAGAAATCAGGACACTGGATAGCCAGTGTTATCGAGGATGCCGGATTTGAATTTTAAATTCCAATGTAAAAAAATGGCGCTTGTGCCTTAAAAGCATAGGCGCCATTATATTGACAATGAAACGATTTAAGTGATAATATATCAAGGTAAACCGCAAACTAATATATAATAAAGAATTGATGCGGGTAAAAAAATGAATGAATTTTTCATGAAAAAAGCGCTGGAAGAAGCGCAAAAGGCTTTTGATAAGGATGAGGTTCCTGTTGGTGCTGTCATAGTCAGAAATGGCGAGATAATTGCAGCAGCACATAACTGCAGGGAATTGTCCAAAGACGCAACGGCACATGCCGAAATGCTTGCCATAAGGCAAGCCTGTGAAGCACTTGATGCCTGGCGTCTGCTTGATTGTGAAATGTATGTGACCTTGGAGCCTTGCTCAATGTGCAGCGGTGCGATACTGCAAGCCAGGATAGAAAGACTCTATATAGGCGCTATGGACCCAAAAGCCGGTGCTGCAGGCTCGATACTCAACCTGTTTGATGATTACCATTTCAACCATAAGACGGAGGTCTTAAAAGGCATCCTGGAAGACGAGTGCAGCCAGATACTAAAAGATTTTTTTAAAAGAAAACGATAACTATGGAGAGGTGTCCGAGTGGTCGAAGGTCCTTGACTCGAAATCAAGCGTGCTCGAAAGAGTACCGAGGGTTCGAATCCCTCCCTCTCCGCCATACATAAAAAAGAGAACTGCCTGGGGGCAGTTTTGTTTT
Encoded proteins:
- a CDS encoding glycoside hydrolase family 1 protein, yielding MSMSEFIKFPSDFYWGCASSGAQSEGNINKANESTWDHWHHIEPERFFNGIGPDIACNTYMHFAEDIKLMKVLKFNSFRTSIQWSRLIKNFDTCELDEDGVRFYNAYIDELIAEGIEPFITLFHFDMPIALQNRGGWASKDVVELYVRYAKTAFQLFGDRVKKWFTFNEPIVPVEGGYLYQFHYPNEVDFKKAIQVAYNTNLASAKAIEAYREASGDGEIGIVLNLTPSYAASDSAQDVDAAHLADAMFNRSFLDPSIKGSFPKELIELFKIYGLMPETTEEELSIIRNNTIDILGVNYYQPRRIQAKAAPIDKNAPIMPETFFDNYIWPDRRMNIYRGWEIYPKAIYDIAVNLKENYGNVKWFISENGMGVEGEERFLDENGIVIDDYRIDFIKEHLFWLQKGMAEDSNCVGYHLWTFVDNWSWVNAFKNRYGYVSLDLANGKRTIKKSGHWIASVIEDAGFEF
- the tadA gene encoding tRNA adenosine(34) deaminase TadA, producing the protein MNEFFMKKALEEAQKAFDKDEVPVGAVIVRNGEIIAAAHNCRELSKDATAHAEMLAIRQACEALDAWRLLDCEMYVTLEPCSMCSGAILQARIERLYIGAMDPKAGAAGSILNLFDDYHFNHKTEVLKGILEDECSQILKDFFKRKR